The proteins below are encoded in one region of Aequorivita iocasae:
- a CDS encoding substrate-binding domain-containing protein: protein MKKFLIGGVPEHFNLPWYIALRDKKFQKEGINLRWKDYPGGTGQMVRALREKEIDMAVILTEGMVRDIINGNDSKIVQVFVKSPLLWGIHVAAASDYEEVGDLKGTKAAISRFGSGSHLMAFVNAENHDWDLKNDLKFKVIQDLDGALEGLPNGNGDYFMWEKFMTKPYVDNGTFRLVGESPTPWPSFVIAVRNDVLENESEAIKSILKAINGVTENFKNLEGIDEMIAKRYGQKIEDVREWLSLTEWSDRQLTSKELKNIQQKLVELDLIENKIQETSILHNF from the coding sequence ATGAAAAAATTTTTAATTGGCGGTGTGCCGGAACATTTCAACTTGCCGTGGTACATAGCCCTGCGCGATAAAAAATTTCAAAAAGAAGGAATTAATCTTCGCTGGAAGGATTATCCTGGAGGCACTGGGCAAATGGTCCGCGCTTTGAGAGAAAAGGAAATAGACATGGCCGTTATACTTACGGAAGGAATGGTGCGTGATATTATAAACGGAAACGATTCCAAAATTGTTCAGGTTTTTGTGAAATCGCCTTTGCTTTGGGGCATTCACGTTGCTGCAGCTTCCGATTATGAGGAGGTAGGCGATTTGAAAGGAACAAAAGCTGCAATAAGCCGATTTGGTTCAGGCTCACATTTAATGGCTTTTGTAAATGCTGAAAATCACGATTGGGATTTAAAAAATGATTTGAAATTTAAGGTAATACAAGATTTGGACGGTGCGTTGGAAGGATTGCCAAATGGAAATGGCGACTACTTTATGTGGGAAAAATTTATGACCAAACCTTACGTTGACAATGGTACCTTCCGTTTGGTGGGAGAATCTCCAACTCCCTGGCCCAGTTTTGTTATTGCTGTACGCAATGACGTTTTGGAAAACGAATCGGAAGCTATAAAATCTATTTTAAAGGCAATTAATGGTGTAACGGAAAATTTCAAGAATCTGGAAGGTATTGATGAAATGATTGCGAAACGCTACGGTCAAAAAATAGAAGATGTACGCGAATGGCTATCTCTTACCGAATGGAGCGATAGACAATTAACTTCTAAAGAACTGAAAAATATTCAGCAAAAACTTGTTGAACTGGATTTAATTGAAAATAAAATTCAGGAAACCAGCATCTTACATAATTTCTAA
- a CDS encoding uracil-DNA glycosylase yields MQVTIEPGWKAILKEEFEKPYFKNLVEFVKKEYTTTKCFPPGKQIFSAFDHTPFDEVKVVIIGQDPYHGPGQAHGLCFSVGESVAVPPSLKNIFEEIRTDIGSTIPNNGNLERWANQGVLLLNATLTVRAHQAGSHQNKGWEQFTDTVIEKLSKEREDLVFMLWGGPAKKKGAKVDTSKHLVLTSGHPSPLAANRGYWFGNKHFSKTNEYLKKNGKEPINW; encoded by the coding sequence ATGCAGGTAACAATTGAGCCCGGATGGAAGGCGATTTTAAAGGAAGAGTTTGAAAAGCCCTATTTTAAGAATTTGGTTGAATTTGTAAAAAAGGAATATACCACAACTAAATGTTTTCCGCCGGGAAAGCAGATATTTTCAGCCTTTGACCATACTCCATTTGATGAAGTAAAAGTTGTAATAATAGGGCAGGACCCTTATCACGGACCGGGACAGGCACATGGCTTGTGCTTTTCGGTGGGTGAAAGTGTGGCGGTTCCCCCTTCGCTGAAAAATATTTTTGAAGAAATACGGACTGATATCGGTTCGACAATTCCAAACAATGGAAATCTGGAACGTTGGGCCAACCAAGGGGTTTTACTTTTGAACGCAACATTAACAGTTCGGGCACATCAAGCGGGAAGTCATCAAAATAAAGGGTGGGAACAGTTTACTGATACTGTAATAGAAAAACTATCAAAGGAGAGGGAAGATTTGGTTTTTATGCTTTGGGGCGGACCCGCAAAAAAGAAAGGGGCTAAAGTAGATACCTCAAAACATTTGGTGCTAACCAGCGGGCATCCTTCGCCATTGGCTGCAAATAGAGGTTATTGGTTTGGAAACAAACACTTCAGTAAAACAAATGAGTATTTAAAGAAAAATGGTAAAGAACCAATTAATTGGTAA
- a CDS encoding endonuclease MutS2 — MEIKRKARIDSKTLEDLEFPSVLRQVAEFCVTEPGKEAVLSITPFQEFDEIEPELQRVKEFTASFDGDNRIPNHGFDPIFRELRLLEIENSSLEISGFRKILSISETTRILLKFFKKFEEFYIHLNSFSEEVNYTSIISEEINKRIDKYGEIKDEASAELGAIRRRLNVVKGKINSSFTKALSQYAQSDYLDEIRESVVENRRVLAVKAMHRKKVKGAVLGSSKTGSIVYIEPQETLEYANELSNLLYEEDEEIKRILKAMTEFVRPHAALLANYQEYLITMDVLYAKAKYGLKINGVLPIIVSEKKISLVKAYHPLLLVSNNKRKEKTFPQSIELVPDKRIIVISGPNAGGKSITLKTVGLLQVMLQSGLLISAEPQSEMCFFKRILTDIGDNQSIENHLSTYSYRLKKMNQFLKKCNNKTLFLIDEFGTGSDPELGGALAETFLEVFYEREAFGIITTHYTNLKLLANELPHAINANMQFDNKSLEPLYQLHLGEAGSSYTFEVAQKNGIPYSLINKAKKKIERGKVRFDKTIANLQKERSNLRKTSESLKSEEQKARLESKQLEEVNARVQEKLESYQELFDANQKLISLGKKVDVLSEKYFNNKQKKQLIDELMKLVMIENSKRKKLAPKVKKAVKAKEREVIKEVEKKVEVIRERKKEEKEKAKKMPPPKPKVALKIGDRVRMIDGRAIGTIDTIEKNKAIVNYGMFTTNVSLEELEKV, encoded by the coding sequence ATGGAAATAAAACGGAAAGCCCGTATTGACAGTAAAACTTTAGAAGACCTGGAATTTCCTTCCGTGTTGCGGCAAGTTGCAGAATTTTGTGTAACCGAGCCTGGAAAGGAAGCAGTATTATCAATTACACCTTTTCAGGAGTTTGATGAAATTGAACCAGAATTACAACGCGTAAAAGAGTTTACAGCCTCGTTTGATGGTGACAACAGAATACCAAATCACGGTTTTGACCCTATTTTTCGTGAGCTTCGTTTGCTTGAAATTGAAAACAGCAGTTTGGAAATTTCGGGTTTCCGAAAAATTCTATCCATTTCTGAAACTACGCGTATTCTTCTAAAATTCTTTAAAAAATTTGAAGAGTTTTATATTCATTTAAATTCCTTTTCGGAAGAGGTAAATTACACTTCAATCATTTCCGAAGAAATAAACAAGCGAATAGACAAATACGGCGAAATAAAAGATGAAGCCTCCGCAGAACTGGGAGCTATCCGTCGGCGTTTGAATGTGGTAAAGGGTAAAATCAATTCCTCATTCACAAAGGCACTATCACAGTACGCACAGAGTGATTATTTAGATGAAATCCGCGAGTCTGTGGTTGAAAACCGTCGGGTACTTGCCGTAAAAGCAATGCACCGCAAAAAAGTGAAAGGCGCTGTTTTGGGCAGTTCAAAAACTGGAAGCATCGTTTATATTGAACCGCAGGAAACGCTTGAATACGCTAACGAGCTCAGTAATCTTTTATACGAGGAAGACGAGGAAATAAAGCGCATTTTAAAGGCGATGACCGAATTTGTACGTCCGCACGCCGCACTTTTGGCGAACTATCAAGAATATTTGATAACGATGGACGTGCTGTATGCCAAGGCGAAATATGGATTAAAAATAAATGGTGTATTGCCGATTATCGTTTCAGAAAAAAAGATTTCCTTAGTAAAGGCATATCACCCGCTGTTGTTGGTTTCAAATAACAAACGGAAGGAAAAAACATTTCCGCAGAGCATTGAACTGGTTCCGGACAAACGGATAATCGTAATTTCCGGCCCAAATGCTGGAGGTAAAAGTATTACGCTAAAAACCGTCGGACTCTTGCAAGTTATGCTACAAAGTGGTTTGTTGATTTCTGCGGAACCTCAGAGCGAAATGTGCTTTTTTAAACGAATTTTGACTGATATTGGTGACAACCAATCCATTGAAAATCACCTCAGTACCTATAGTTATCGTTTAAAAAAAATGAATCAATTCTTAAAAAAGTGCAATAACAAAACACTTTTTTTGATTGATGAATTCGGAACGGGAAGCGATCCCGAACTCGGGGGCGCTTTGGCGGAAACTTTTTTGGAAGTTTTTTATGAGCGGGAAGCCTTTGGAATAATCACCACTCATTATACCAATTTGAAATTATTGGCAAACGAACTTCCGCACGCAATAAATGCGAATATGCAGTTTGACAATAAATCATTGGAACCTTTGTACCAGCTGCATTTGGGAGAGGCTGGAAGTAGTTATACGTTTGAAGTTGCGCAGAAAAATGGTATTCCGTACAGCTTAATAAATAAAGCAAAGAAAAAGATTGAACGCGGCAAAGTACGTTTTGACAAAACTATTGCCAACCTTCAAAAAGAGCGGTCAAATCTCCGAAAAACTTCAGAATCTTTAAAAAGCGAAGAGCAAAAGGCGCGTTTGGAAAGTAAGCAGTTGGAGGAAGTAAATGCGCGCGTACAAGAAAAGTTGGAAAGTTACCAAGAACTATTTGATGCCAATCAGAAATTAATAAGTTTGGGGAAAAAGGTTGATGTACTTTCTGAAAAATACTTCAACAACAAACAAAAAAAACAATTGATTGATGAGTTGATGAAGCTTGTGATGATTGAGAACAGCAAGCGTAAAAAGCTTGCTCCCAAAGTAAAAAAGGCTGTAAAAGCTAAAGAGCGGGAGGTTATTAAAGAAGTTGAAAAGAAAGTTGAAGTTATTCGCGAGCGCAAAAAAGAAGAAAAAGAAAAGGCCAAAAAAATGCCGCCACCAAAACCGAAAGTTGCTTTAAAAATTGGCGACAGAGTGCGAATGATTGACGGCCGCGCCATTGGAACAATTGATACCATTGAAAAAAACAAGGCAATCGTTAATTATGGAATGTTCACGACCAACGTAAGTTTGGAAGAACTTGAAAAAGTATGA
- a CDS encoding UDP-2,3-diacylglucosamine diphosphatase, whose amino-acid sequence MKRKVEIVVISDVHLGTYGCHAKELLHYLNSVKPKKIILNGDIIDIWQFRKRYFPKAHLLIIKKILSLAAKGTKVYYITGNHDEKLRKFSNTKMGNIQICDKLILNLDGKKAWFFHGDVFDASVQHTKWIAKLGGWSYDLLILFNRFINYLLEKAGREKYSLSKKIKNSVKSAIKFIDNFEKTATDLAIDNEFDYVICGHIHQPGIKKIVTDKGSCQYLNSGDWIENLTALEYNNENWVLYFYNNPKQVFIPEEVLLEEQTEGFENMVAAMKAFKTII is encoded by the coding sequence TTGAAAAGAAAAGTTGAAATTGTTGTAATATCTGATGTCCATCTAGGGACTTACGGCTGCCACGCCAAAGAGCTTCTTCACTATTTAAACTCCGTAAAGCCAAAAAAAATTATTTTGAATGGAGATATTATTGATATCTGGCAATTCCGAAAAAGATATTTTCCCAAAGCACATCTTTTGATTATTAAAAAGATTTTGTCCTTAGCCGCAAAAGGCACAAAAGTGTATTATATAACAGGAAACCACGATGAAAAACTACGAAAGTTTAGCAATACCAAAATGGGCAATATTCAAATATGTGATAAATTAATACTCAATCTGGACGGAAAAAAAGCCTGGTTTTTTCACGGCGATGTTTTTGACGCCTCCGTGCAACACACCAAATGGATTGCTAAGCTTGGTGGTTGGAGTTACGATCTATTGATTCTTTTCAACAGGTTTATAAATTATTTATTGGAAAAAGCGGGCCGCGAAAAATATTCGCTTTCTAAGAAAATTAAAAACAGTGTAAAATCTGCCATTAAATTCATAGACAATTTTGAAAAAACCGCGACCGATTTGGCGATTGACAATGAGTTTGACTATGTAATCTGTGGCCACATCCATCAGCCAGGCATTAAGAAGATTGTGACAGATAAAGGAAGCTGCCAGTATTTAAATAGCGGCGATTGGATAGAAAACCTCACAGCTTTGGAGTATAATAATGAAAATTGGGTTTTATATTTCTATAATAACCCAAAACAAGTCTTTATTCCTGAAGAAGTTTTGCTCGAAGAACAAACGGAAGGTTTTGAAAATATGGTTGCAGCCATGAAAGCTTTTAAAACGATTATTTAA
- a CDS encoding dicarboxylate/amino acid:cation symporter encodes MKKIALHWKIIIGLVLGIIWALLSSQLGWSEFTIDWIAPFGKIFINLLKLIAVPLVLVSIISGVANIGDPSSLGRMGGKTLLAYLITTLFAVSMGLLLVNVIKPGKLIDEQSRIDNRISYEIWAASEGHEIKDGINYLQDPAFFERAQKITDLSKGELKDASVTEKMQTAEKTKESTPLQPLVDIVPENFFFSLTDNGLMLQIIFFGIFFGVCLLLIPNEKSQPVTSFMDSAMEVFLKMVDLVMQAAPFFVFALLAGVVSKMAGDDIGKVYEIFKGLSWYSLTVFVGLMLMIFLIYPLLVKLFVKKIPFKGFFKAMAPAQTLAFSTSSSAATLPVTMECVEENLGVDKKITSFVLPIGATVNMDGTCLYQAVAVVFLAQLHMIDLTLGQQLTIVLTATLASIGSAAVPSAGLVMLIIVLESVGLNPAWIAIIFPVDRILDMFRTVVNVTGDATVCTIIAKGEDMLNYVPHDNPSETFDVDS; translated from the coding sequence ATGAAAAAAATCGCGCTACACTGGAAAATAATCATCGGACTTGTTTTAGGTATCATTTGGGCATTGCTTTCCAGCCAGTTGGGGTGGAGTGAATTCACAATTGACTGGATAGCGCCGTTTGGAAAAATTTTCATCAACCTTTTAAAGTTGATTGCCGTTCCACTCGTTTTAGTATCAATAATTAGTGGAGTTGCGAATATTGGCGACCCCTCGAGCTTGGGAAGAATGGGAGGGAAGACGCTGTTGGCGTATTTGATAACCACACTTTTTGCTGTAAGTATGGGGCTTTTATTAGTAAATGTAATTAAGCCAGGAAAATTAATAGATGAGCAAAGCCGAATCGACAATAGAATAAGTTATGAGATTTGGGCCGCTTCCGAAGGCCACGAAATAAAGGATGGAATAAATTATTTGCAGGATCCCGCTTTCTTTGAGCGCGCACAGAAAATTACCGATCTTTCAAAAGGAGAACTTAAAGATGCTTCGGTAACCGAAAAAATGCAGACTGCGGAGAAAACCAAAGAGTCCACGCCTTTACAGCCCCTAGTAGATATTGTTCCTGAAAATTTCTTCTTTTCATTGACTGATAATGGATTGATGCTGCAGATTATTTTCTTTGGAATATTTTTCGGGGTATGCTTGTTATTGATTCCAAATGAAAAGTCACAACCCGTTACGTCCTTTATGGATAGCGCTATGGAAGTTTTTTTAAAAATGGTTGATTTGGTAATGCAGGCCGCGCCTTTCTTTGTGTTTGCACTCTTGGCAGGCGTGGTAAGCAAAATGGCGGGTGATGATATTGGCAAAGTATATGAAATATTTAAGGGCTTAAGCTGGTACTCGCTTACCGTTTTTGTAGGCCTGATGCTTATGATTTTCTTAATTTATCCATTATTGGTAAAATTATTTGTGAAGAAGATTCCCTTTAAAGGATTTTTTAAAGCAATGGCTCCTGCACAGACTTTGGCTTTTTCAACCTCTAGTAGCGCGGCTACATTACCTGTTACCATGGAATGTGTAGAAGAAAACTTAGGAGTTGACAAAAAAATAACCAGCTTCGTTTTACCTATTGGAGCAACTGTTAATATGGACGGAACCTGTCTTTATCAGGCAGTTGCGGTTGTTTTTCTTGCCCAATTACATATGATTGATTTAACGCTGGGACAACAGCTTACCATAGTACTGACAGCTACATTAGCATCAATAGGCTCAGCTGCGGTGCCAAGTGCGGGCTTGGTAATGCTTATAATTGTTTTGGAATCGGTTGGTTTAAACCCCGCGTGGATAGCCATAATCTTCCCTGTTGATAGAATTTTGGATATGTTCCGAACAGTAGTAAACGTTACTGGAGATGCAACGGTTTGTACAATTATCGCCAAGGGTGAGGATATGTTGAACTATGTACCGCACGACAACCCTTCGGAGACGTTTGATGTGGATTCGTAA
- a CDS encoding thiol-disulfide oxidoreductase DCC family protein has protein sequence MKNKDQKIILFDGVCNLCNGAVTYIIKRDNKNVFKFAALQSEIGQQLISKFNIDTSKVDSIILIDGEKHYIKSSAALHIAKQLSGAYPLLFGFMIVPKFIRNAVYDYIARNRYKWFGKKESCMIPTSELKAKFL, from the coding sequence ATGAAAAATAAAGACCAAAAAATAATCCTCTTTGACGGCGTTTGCAATCTTTGCAATGGTGCAGTAACTTATATAATTAAACGGGATAATAAAAATGTTTTCAAATTTGCGGCGCTTCAAAGTGAAATTGGTCAACAACTGATTTCAAAATTCAACATAGACACTTCAAAAGTAGATTCCATCATTCTTATTGATGGCGAAAAACATTACATAAAATCCTCAGCAGCGCTTCATATTGCCAAACAGCTGTCGGGCGCTTATCCCCTACTTTTCGGATTTATGATTGTGCCAAAATTTATAAGAAATGCAGTGTACGATTATATCGCGAGAAACCGCTATAAATGGTTCGGTAAAAAGGAAAGCTGTATGATTCCCACCTCAGAATTGAAGGCTAAATTTTTATAA
- a CDS encoding nucleoside phosphorylase, translated as MKIEDSELILTPEGKIYHLNLTPSELAPTIITVGDPDRVQMVSKYFDTIETTAEHREFKTHTGTYKGKRISVISTGIGPDNIDIVFNELDALVNIDFEKRQAKKKLTSLNIIRIGTSGGLTPDVKVDSFLISTLGIGLDNVMHYYAKTDKIFNRDFARAFIDHTQWNPDNSVPYAVEADKVLVKKFTSEKTKQGITITNVGFYGPQGRVLRTPLRDGSLNEKLTSFRYKKKKITNLEMETATMYGMAKLLGHHALSMNAIIANRASGTFSKDASKTIDALIQYTLGKITE; from the coding sequence ATGAAAATTGAAGACTCTGAGCTTATACTCACCCCAGAAGGCAAGATATACCATTTAAATCTTACCCCTTCCGAATTGGCGCCGACTATTATCACAGTGGGTGATCCTGACCGCGTGCAGATGGTTTCAAAATATTTTGACACAATTGAAACTACCGCCGAGCACCGTGAGTTCAAAACACATACAGGAACGTACAAAGGAAAAAGAATCAGTGTTATTTCCACAGGAATTGGTCCTGATAATATTGACATTGTTTTCAATGAATTGGATGCCTTGGTGAATATTGATTTTGAAAAGCGACAAGCCAAAAAAAAGCTTACGTCGCTTAATATTATTAGAATTGGAACTTCGGGAGGTTTAACGCCCGATGTAAAAGTTGATAGCTTTTTAATCAGTACACTAGGGATTGGACTGGACAATGTGATGCACTATTATGCTAAAACAGATAAAATATTCAACCGCGATTTTGCACGCGCATTTATAGACCACACCCAATGGAATCCAGATAACTCTGTTCCTTATGCCGTGGAAGCTGATAAGGTTTTGGTTAAAAAATTCACTTCCGAAAAAACAAAGCAGGGTATCACTATTACAAATGTAGGCTTTTATGGGCCACAAGGCCGTGTGCTTCGGACACCTCTACGTGACGGAAGCCTTAATGAGAAACTTACCTCTTTCCGGTATAAAAAGAAAAAAATTACAAATCTTGAGATGGAAACTGCCACAATGTATGGAATGGCAAAATTGTTGGGCCATCACGCCCTGTCAATGAACGCGATCATTGCTAACCGTGCTTCGGGAACTTTCAGTAAAGACGCATCAAAAACCATCGATGCGCTTATTCAATATACATTGGGAAAAATTACGGAATGA
- a CDS encoding isopenicillin N synthase family dioxygenase: MNNIPSVDLADFLSEDPKRKQKFVDEIGSAYEDIGFVSLKNHFLSDNLVDELYKEVKSFFALPLEVKKKYEIEGLGGQRGYISFGKEHAKGKKEGDLKEFWHFGQEPSEDAKLEEEYPKNVQVEELPDFNHTGMEAYRMLEKTGVYVLRALALYIGLDEFYFDHWATNGNSILRPIHYPPITEEPKGAVRAGAHGDINLITLLMGASAGGLQVLRKDGEWIDAIPNEDELVINVGDMLERHTNNKLRSTIHRVVNPPREEWGSPRYSIPFFMHPRSDMKLNCLEECIDEEHPKAYEDITAGEFLHQRLVEIGLIKK, encoded by the coding sequence ATGAATAATATACCAAGTGTTGATTTGGCAGACTTCCTTTCCGAAGATCCAAAGAGAAAACAGAAATTTGTAGATGAAATAGGTTCTGCATATGAAGATATTGGCTTTGTTTCGCTGAAAAATCACTTTTTAAGTGACAATTTGGTAGATGAACTTTATAAGGAAGTAAAAAGTTTTTTTGCGCTTCCTTTAGAGGTAAAGAAAAAATATGAAATAGAAGGTCTGGGCGGTCAGCGCGGTTATATTTCCTTCGGAAAAGAGCACGCAAAGGGTAAAAAGGAAGGCGACTTAAAGGAGTTTTGGCATTTCGGCCAAGAACCTTCCGAAGATGCAAAACTTGAAGAAGAATATCCAAAAAATGTACAAGTGGAAGAATTGCCCGATTTTAACCACACCGGTATGGAAGCCTACAGAATGTTAGAAAAAACAGGGGTTTATGTACTTCGCGCTCTTGCGCTTTACATTGGTTTGGATGAATTTTATTTTGACCATTGGGCTACAAACGGAAATAGTATTCTTCGCCCCATCCACTACCCTCCTATTACTGAAGAGCCAAAAGGCGCAGTACGTGCGGGAGCCCATGGAGATATTAATTTAATTACTTTATTAATGGGCGCATCTGCAGGCGGTCTGCAAGTGTTGCGAAAGGATGGCGAATGGATAGATGCAATTCCTAATGAAGACGAATTGGTTATAAATGTGGGCGATATGCTTGAAAGACATACCAACAATAAGTTGCGATCAACCATTCACCGGGTTGTAAATCCACCTCGTGAAGAATGGGGAAGTCCCAGATATTCCATTCCTTTTTTTATGCATCCTCGAAGCGATATGAAGCTAAATTGCTTGGAAGAATGTATTGATGAAGAACACCCAAAAGCCTATGAAGACATTACCGCTGGCGAATTTCTGCACCAACGTTTGGTGGAGATTGGGCTGATTAAAAAGTAA
- the aroC gene encoding chorismate synthase gives MAGNSFGTIFKLTTFGESHGPAIGGIIDGCPAGLSLDFEAINAEMQRRKPGQSAIVTQRKEEDEVKFLSGIFEGKTTGTPIGFTIENTDQKSKDYSHIKDIYRPSHADYTYDKKYGIRDYRGGGRSSARETACRVVAGAIAKQLLQNIKITAYVSSVGEMELKKNYSQVDFSEIERNPVRCPDAEMASKMEDYIKSIRKEGDTVGGTVSCVIQNVPFGLGEPVFDKLHAALGKAMLSINAVKGFEYGSGFAGTKMKGSQHNDEFKRGGSTKTNNSGGIQGGISNGEDIYFKIAFKPVATIMQKQQTIDSKGDKTVTEGKGRHDPCVVPRAVPIVEAMAALVLADFYLLNKISKI, from the coding sequence ATGGCAGGCAATTCCTTCGGAACAATTTTTAAACTTACCACTTTTGGAGAGTCGCACGGTCCCGCTATTGGCGGAATTATAGATGGCTGTCCAGCAGGTCTTTCTCTCGATTTTGAAGCAATAAACGCTGAAATGCAGCGCCGCAAACCTGGCCAATCTGCAATTGTGACCCAGCGGAAGGAAGAAGACGAAGTAAAGTTTCTTTCCGGAATATTTGAAGGAAAAACTACGGGAACGCCAATTGGTTTCACAATTGAAAACACAGACCAAAAAAGCAAGGATTACAGCCATATAAAAGATATTTATCGTCCCTCACACGCAGATTATACTTACGATAAAAAATATGGTATCCGTGACTATCGTGGGGGCGGACGTTCCTCGGCACGAGAAACGGCTTGCAGGGTAGTAGCTGGTGCCATCGCAAAACAACTGCTTCAGAATATAAAAATCACTGCCTATGTTTCTTCAGTAGGCGAAATGGAACTCAAAAAAAATTATTCACAGGTTGACTTTTCAGAAATAGAAAGAAACCCTGTGCGTTGTCCCGATGCTGAAATGGCTTCAAAAATGGAGGATTACATAAAATCAATCCGAAAAGAAGGTGATACGGTTGGTGGTACTGTAAGCTGTGTTATCCAGAATGTTCCCTTTGGATTGGGCGAGCCAGTTTTTGATAAACTACACGCAGCGCTGGGCAAAGCAATGCTTTCCATAAACGCCGTAAAAGGTTTTGAATATGGTAGCGGTTTTGCTGGTACTAAGATGAAAGGCAGCCAACACAATGATGAATTTAAGAGGGGCGGAAGCACAAAAACCAACAACAGTGGTGGAATACAGGGCGGAATCAGCAATGGGGAAGATATTTATTTTAAGATAGCTTTTAAACCCGTTGCTACTATTATGCAAAAACAGCAGACCATTGACAGCAAAGGAGATAAGACCGTAACTGAAGGAAAAGGCCGTCACGACCCTTGCGTGGTGCCACGGGCCGTCCCCATTGTGGAGGCTATGGCAGCTTTGGTATTGGCTGATTTCTATTTATTGAACAAAATTTCAAAAATTTAA
- a CDS encoding translation initiation factor — protein sequence MQLTLKLETLKSLEDQLKNLFPDHEPSEVPVEKEESSIWLQDEPLLCKYEKRKGKPITIIEGYNGADSDFKILSKEIKQLLSVGGSFKNEQIIIQGDYREKIMQFLKDKGFKVKRVGG from the coding sequence ATGCAGTTAACCCTGAAACTTGAAACCTTGAAATCATTAGAAGACCAATTAAAAAATCTTTTCCCAGATCACGAGCCCAGTGAAGTTCCTGTAGAAAAAGAGGAATCCTCCATTTGGCTACAAGATGAACCCTTGCTCTGCAAATACGAAAAAAGAAAAGGAAAGCCCATCACAATTATAGAGGGATATAATGGCGCCGACAGTGATTTTAAAATCCTTTCAAAAGAAATAAAACAACTCTTGAGCGTTGGCGGAAGTTTCAAAAATGAACAAATAATTATCCAAGGCGATTATCGGGAGAAAATTATGCAGTTTTTAAAGGATAAGGGGTTTAAGGTGAAGCGTGTGGGCGGATAA